From one Streptomyces sp. ICC1 genomic stretch:
- the greA gene encoding transcription elongation factor GreA → MTQTSESATWLTQAAYDQLRAELEYLSGPARTEITIKIAAAREEGDLRENGGYHAAKEEQGKQELRIRQLTQLLEKAKVGTAPASDGEVAPGTLVKIAFDGDENDTMEFLLASREYASSDFETYSPQSPLGTGVMGKRIGEDAEYELPNGKKALVKILDVKPFNG, encoded by the coding sequence CGACCAGCTGAGGGCCGAGCTGGAGTACCTCTCTGGTCCCGCCCGCACGGAGATCACGATCAAGATCGCTGCGGCGCGTGAGGAAGGCGACCTCCGGGAGAACGGCGGCTACCACGCGGCCAAGGAGGAGCAGGGCAAGCAGGAGCTCCGCATCCGCCAGCTGACGCAGCTCCTGGAGAAGGCCAAGGTCGGCACCGCGCCCGCCTCCGACGGCGAGGTGGCCCCCGGCACGCTCGTCAAGATCGCCTTCGACGGTGACGAGAACGACACCATGGAGTTCCTGCTGGCCTCGCGCGAGTACGCGTCCTCGGACTTCGAGACCTACTCCCCGCAGTCGCCGCTGGGCACCGGCGTGATGGGCAAGAGGATCGGCGAGGACGCCGAGTACGAGCTGCCGAACGGCAAGAAGGCCTTGGTCAAGATCCTTGACGTCAAGCCGTTCAACGGCTGA